One stretch of Prochlorococcus marinus XMU1402 DNA includes these proteins:
- the gmd gene encoding GDP-mannose 4,6-dehydratase — MKKVALITGITGQDGSYLAEFLLNKGYQVHGIKRRSSSFNTYRINHIYQDPHDKDCSFKLHYGDLTDSTNIIKIVKETQPDEIYNLGAQSHVSVSFEQPEYTANCDGLGILRILEAVRLLNLEKKTKIYQASTSELYGLVQEVPQTETTPFYPRSPYAVAKLYAYWIAVNYREAYGIYTCNGILFNHESPRRGETFVTRKITRGLARISEELDNILYLGNLDSMRDWGHAKEYCELMWLMLQKEKPDDYVVATGRQLSVRSFVEMTARELKWNKNDSINAIIWEGEGINEIGRRSDNGQVVIRIDKRYYRPSEVDNLLGNPEKIKKNLGWEPKISIEEIVKEMVANDLDEIRQEKFLRNNYIDKKAHLHK, encoded by the coding sequence GATAACTGGCATTACTGGGCAAGATGGTAGTTATCTAGCTGAATTCCTTTTAAATAAAGGTTATCAAGTTCATGGTATTAAGAGAAGATCGAGCAGTTTTAATACCTATAGGATTAATCATATTTATCAAGATCCTCATGATAAAGATTGTTCCTTTAAATTGCATTATGGTGACTTAACTGATAGCACAAATATTATAAAAATAGTAAAAGAAACTCAACCTGATGAAATTTATAACCTAGGAGCTCAAAGTCATGTTTCAGTAAGTTTCGAACAACCTGAATATACTGCTAACTGTGATGGCTTAGGAATTCTTAGAATTCTCGAGGCGGTAAGGTTGTTAAACTTAGAGAAGAAGACTAAAATATACCAAGCCAGTACAAGTGAGTTATATGGTCTGGTCCAGGAAGTTCCTCAAACAGAAACAACTCCTTTTTATCCTAGAAGTCCTTATGCAGTAGCAAAACTTTATGCTTACTGGATTGCAGTAAATTATAGAGAAGCTTATGGAATTTATACATGTAATGGGATTTTATTTAATCATGAGAGTCCAAGGAGAGGAGAAACTTTCGTTACTAGAAAAATCACAAGAGGTTTAGCAAGAATTAGCGAAGAATTAGATAACATTTTATATCTTGGAAATTTAGACTCAATGCGCGATTGGGGGCATGCAAAAGAATATTGTGAATTAATGTGGTTAATGCTTCAAAAAGAAAAACCTGATGATTATGTTGTAGCAACAGGAAGACAACTTTCCGTAAGGAGTTTTGTTGAAATGACTGCTAGAGAATTAAAATGGAACAAAAATGATTCAATAAATGCAATTATCTGGGAGGGTGAAGGCATAAATGAAATTGGTAGAAGGTCTGATAATGGCCAAGTCGTTATAAGAATAGATAAAAGATACTATAGACCTTCTGAAGTAGATAATCTGCTTGGCAATCCTGAAAAAATTAAAAAAAATTTAGGATGGGAGCCAAAAATCAGTATTGAGGAAATAGTCAAGGAAATGGTAGCAAATGATCTAGATGAAATTAGGCAAGAAAAATTCTTAAGAAATAACTATATTGATAAAAAAGCTCATTTACATAAATAA
- a CDS encoding GDP-L-fucose synthase family protein, which yields MNLIKKKDKIFVAGSTGMVGSAIIRHLNQKGYKNILANNKTFLNLLDYSSVEKWFEIQKPDVVIIAAAKVGGIFANSNFPAEFLLENLKIQSNLIEVSYKKNVKRLLFLGSSCIYPKFANQPISEEELLTGPLEKTNESYAIAKIAGIKLVESFRKQYGFDCISLMPTNLYGYGDNYNLKNSHVVPAMIRRFVDAKRENNSSVVCWGTGAPLRELLNVDDLAKACIFALETWNPSHKDSPKILPNEELTYLNVGSEDEISIKDLAVLIAKIVGYKGSIIWDKNKPDGTPRKKLNYEKIKKIGWVTSIDLELGLKQTIEDFRVKFSEGLLRD from the coding sequence ATGAATCTTATTAAAAAAAAAGATAAGATATTTGTTGCTGGATCTACTGGAATGGTTGGCAGCGCAATCATAAGACATTTAAATCAAAAAGGCTACAAGAATATCCTTGCCAACAATAAAACTTTTCTCAATTTACTAGATTATAGCTCCGTTGAAAAATGGTTTGAAATACAAAAACCTGATGTGGTAATTATCGCTGCAGCCAAAGTGGGTGGAATATTTGCAAATAGTAATTTTCCTGCAGAATTTTTATTAGAAAATCTCAAAATACAATCAAATTTAATAGAGGTCTCATACAAAAAAAATGTAAAAAGATTACTATTTCTTGGGAGTAGTTGCATATACCCAAAGTTCGCTAATCAGCCCATATCTGAAGAGGAATTGTTAACTGGGCCTTTAGAGAAAACTAATGAGTCTTATGCAATTGCTAAAATCGCAGGAATAAAACTTGTTGAATCATTCAGAAAGCAATATGGATTTGATTGCATATCATTAATGCCAACAAATTTGTATGGTTATGGTGATAATTACAATCTTAAAAATAGTCACGTTGTGCCAGCCATGATAAGGAGATTTGTAGATGCAAAAAGAGAAAATAATTCATCTGTAGTATGTTGGGGAACAGGAGCCCCATTAAGAGAACTTCTTAATGTTGATGATCTAGCAAAAGCATGCATTTTTGCATTAGAAACATGGAATCCCAGTCATAAAGATTCTCCAAAGATATTACCTAATGAAGAATTAACATATTTAAATGTTGGAAGTGAGGATGAAATTAGTATTAAAGATTTAGCTGTATTAATTGCCAAAATTGTTGGTTACAAGGGGTCAATAATATGGGATAAAAACAAACCTGATGGCACTCCTAGAAAAAAGCTAAATTATGAAAAAATCAAGAAAATAGGTTGGGTAACTTCCATAGATCTAGAACTAGGTTTAAAACAAACGATAGAAGATTTTAGAGTAAAATTTTCTGAAGGACTTTTAAGAGATTAA
- a CDS encoding glycosyltransferase — MPKILIFDKGGRKEREELVKNNQAPKDFFQSIDFLRAKGFDINHLSSSGEYKKNLFNLFGRIIEDFFCKISNIGLRPLSVAKFKRIIKVSDYVVSLTDGFSISLAFYYTFIDTKTKIKLVGAFHKLSDYDTNLPKFLKKFYYKLFFKILKRLDFIIFYGNADRLNSIKNFNIKKEKTFLIRFGVDTKFWEPNKKINFNSNYLFSIGQDPARDFNTLLKVSTKKKIHIHTSLLNFRDDSKFKITNGTYHKSKNSLSDLQIKKLYQDSFAVIVPLKDVFQPSGYSVTLQAMACGKPVIITYTKGLWAPEVFHNLKNCIFVKPGDVRGIENAIKLLENDRKTYEYISKEARKIVEEHFSLINANISTLSIFEKFLIS; from the coding sequence ATGCCTAAAATTTTGATATTTGATAAGGGCGGAAGAAAAGAAAGAGAGGAATTAGTAAAAAATAATCAAGCGCCTAAAGATTTTTTTCAAAGCATAGATTTTCTTCGAGCAAAAGGATTTGATATAAATCATCTTTCATCTAGTGGAGAGTATAAGAAAAATTTATTTAATTTATTTGGACGAATAATAGAAGATTTTTTTTGTAAGATTTCTAATATTGGTTTAAGGCCTTTATCTGTAGCCAAGTTCAAAAGGATTATTAAAGTTTCTGATTATGTAGTAAGTTTAACCGATGGATTTAGTATTAGTTTAGCTTTTTATTATACTTTTATTGATACTAAAACCAAAATAAAATTAGTAGGTGCCTTTCATAAATTATCTGATTATGATACTAACCTTCCAAAATTTCTAAAGAAATTTTATTATAAATTATTTTTTAAAATTTTAAAAAGATTAGATTTTATAATATTTTATGGCAATGCAGATAGATTAAATTCTATTAAAAACTTCAATATCAAAAAAGAAAAAACATTTCTTATTAGATTTGGAGTTGATACTAAATTCTGGGAGCCAAATAAGAAAATAAATTTTAATTCAAATTATCTTTTTTCAATTGGACAAGATCCTGCAAGAGATTTCAATACACTTCTGAAAGTTTCTACAAAAAAGAAAATACACATCCACACTAGCTTACTTAATTTTAGAGATGATAGTAAATTTAAAATAACAAATGGTACCTATCATAAAAGTAAAAATTCCCTATCAGATTTGCAAATTAAAAAACTATATCAAGATTCTTTTGCTGTGATAGTACCTCTAAAAGATGTTTTCCAACCAAGTGGATATAGCGTCACTCTTCAGGCTATGGCTTGCGGAAAACCAGTAATAATTACATACACCAAAGGATTATGGGCCCCTGAGGTCTTTCATAATCTTAAAAATTGTATTTTTGTTAAACCTGGAGATGTAAGAGGAATTGAGAATGCTATTAAGCTTTTAGAAAATGATAGAAAGACTTATGAATATATTTCTAAGGAAGCAAGGAAAATAGTTGAGGAACATTTTTCACTGATAAACGCTAACATTTCAACTTTATCAATTTTTGAAAAATTTTTAATCTCTTAA
- a CDS encoding SDR family NAD(P)-dependent oxidoreductase, translating into MIKNLCKEIYVTGGAGLIGSFLCEILLKSGYKVFVVDDFSKGQLKNLKHIEDKIEIIEADLQDLSQTQKSLGKAKNLFHLASRAYGVGYSSKNHIETLLHNEKITNNLLEVFESSKPENLLITSSSCVYMDKGPDLIGERELFENDPERVNRGYGWAKRFLEQKFILLSEIVNINLKIVRPFNIYGERYRWVGEYSSAIPMLVKRILDDEDPLYAWGSGNQRRSYMHAYDCSRIMLKIMEKVDKNITVNIGTNETVSISEMVNLICNVSGKKPRIIFDTSKPEGRFIKSSDTTLLNSILEEKITTIEIEDGIKRMIGWYKDNF; encoded by the coding sequence ATGATTAAAAATTTATGTAAAGAGATATATGTAACTGGGGGCGCTGGTTTAATAGGTTCTTTTTTATGTGAGATACTTCTTAAAAGTGGTTATAAAGTATTTGTTGTTGATGACTTTTCTAAAGGTCAGTTAAAGAACTTAAAACATATTGAAGACAAAATAGAAATTATCGAAGCTGATTTACAAGATTTATCACAAACCCAAAAATCTCTTGGTAAAGCTAAAAATTTATTTCATTTGGCAAGTAGAGCTTATGGAGTAGGTTATTCATCAAAAAATCATATAGAAACTTTGCTACATAATGAAAAAATAACAAATAATTTATTGGAGGTTTTTGAGAGTTCTAAACCTGAGAATTTGCTGATTACAAGTTCTTCATGTGTTTATATGGATAAGGGCCCCGATTTGATTGGAGAAAGAGAATTATTTGAAAATGATCCTGAGAGAGTAAATAGAGGTTATGGTTGGGCAAAAAGATTTTTAGAGCAAAAATTTATACTGTTATCAGAAATTGTTAATATAAATTTAAAAATAGTTAGGCCTTTTAATATATATGGCGAAAGGTATAGATGGGTAGGAGAATATTCAAGTGCAATACCGATGCTAGTTAAAAGAATATTGGATGATGAAGATCCACTTTATGCTTGGGGTTCTGGAAATCAAAGGAGAAGTTATATGCATGCATATGATTGTTCAAGGATAATGCTAAAAATAATGGAAAAGGTAGATAAAAATATTACTGTAAATATTGGCACCAATGAGACAGTTTCCATATCCGAAATGGTAAATTTAATTTGTAATGTTTCAGGTAAAAAGCCGCGCATAATTTTTGACACTTCGAAACCAGAAGGTCGTTTTATAAAAAGTTCAGACACTACATTACTTAATTCAATTCTTGAAGAAAAAATAACAACTATTGAAATAGAAGATGGTATTAAAAGAATGATAGGTTGGTATAAGGATAATTTCTAA
- a CDS encoding ABC transporter ATP-binding protein, translating to MKIRFNQLDVFKTSLSLLKKNEKIKLIIYCLICFVSFSFDILTVFSIFPFVSVILNPNLIYDDKNYNYLWHLLGSPTINIFIIYLSLSITLIIISSSLISLYSQYRLNIFAARCQSRLGNDIVRNFAIMDYEWHLQKNSIKLMNLFSNHLAYWSRGVIKQIPLLIGYISCLIIPLVSVVILSPRYGLFLLFLISFFIFYFLKYIRIRTNRITNLQRIKIDEINIFLTELLQGIKDIKLSNNKNNFLKKFNYLWKDFAYGQARIENYNLLPANSVLMLSQLSVVILGTALFVSDISQSRLVGIMTVITLLAFKIVPLLNKLGNSLNAVSNAHVFSKKLKEIFLEVHHENYLDKTKNNNFSSFLWNKLSLINVYYKYPSSKNYSLNNINLEIEKGLHYGFVGFSGAGKSTTVDICNGLLNPTKGNVLVDGVNLEKFGVDKWQSKIGYVPQQPKINDLTIKENIAFGIELADIDEDKVLKCLEIVGLKNFVYNLPQGLLTNLKERGKLLSGGQQQLIAIARALYKDPEIIILDEATNSLDSISQDLIRSAFNKLHRKVTLISISHQFSTLKFVDHIFLFRSGRLVDQGDLNYLYENSILFKKFADSQINN from the coding sequence ATGAAAATAAGATTCAATCAATTAGATGTTTTTAAAACATCTCTTTCGCTTCTTAAAAAGAACGAAAAAATTAAATTAATTATCTACTGTTTAATTTGTTTTGTAAGTTTTTCATTTGATATTTTAACGGTTTTTTCTATCTTCCCTTTTGTTTCTGTAATTCTAAATCCAAACTTAATTTATGATGACAAAAATTACAATTATCTTTGGCATTTATTAGGTTCGCCAACTATAAACATATTCATTATTTACTTATCACTCTCAATAACATTAATAATAATTAGTTCATCTCTAATTAGTCTTTACTCTCAATATCGTTTAAATATTTTTGCAGCAAGATGTCAAAGTAGGTTGGGAAACGATATTGTAAGAAATTTTGCAATTATGGATTATGAATGGCATTTACAGAAAAACTCCATAAAATTAATGAATCTTTTTTCTAACCATTTAGCATACTGGAGTAGAGGGGTTATCAAACAAATTCCTCTTTTAATAGGATATATTTCTTGTCTAATAATTCCTCTTGTGAGTGTAGTTATATTATCTCCAAGATATGGCTTGTTTTTATTATTCCTGATTTCGTTTTTTATATTTTATTTTTTAAAGTACATAAGGATAAGAACAAATAGAATAACCAATTTGCAAAGAATTAAAATTGATGAAATAAATATTTTTCTCACAGAACTTCTGCAGGGGATAAAGGATATAAAACTTTCAAATAATAAAAATAATTTTCTAAAAAAATTTAATTATTTGTGGAAAGATTTTGCATATGGTCAAGCTCGAATAGAAAACTATAATCTTCTTCCGGCTAATTCAGTACTTATGTTAAGCCAATTGTCTGTTGTAATATTAGGCACCGCTTTATTCGTAAGTGATATTAGTCAGAGTAGGCTTGTTGGGATTATGACTGTCATAACTTTACTTGCTTTCAAAATTGTCCCCCTTTTGAACAAATTAGGGAATTCCTTAAATGCCGTTTCTAACGCACACGTCTTTTCTAAAAAATTGAAGGAGATATTTTTAGAAGTACATCATGAAAATTATTTGGATAAAACCAAAAATAATAATTTTTCTTCATTTTTATGGAATAAATTATCTTTAATAAATGTCTATTATAAATATCCCTCTTCTAAAAATTACTCTTTAAATAATATAAATCTTGAAATTGAAAAAGGATTACATTATGGTTTCGTAGGATTTTCTGGTGCAGGTAAATCAACGACAGTAGATATTTGCAATGGTCTATTGAATCCAACAAAGGGCAATGTTTTAGTGGATGGGGTAAATTTAGAAAAATTTGGTGTTGACAAATGGCAAAGTAAGATTGGATACGTACCTCAACAACCAAAGATAAATGATTTGACAATAAAAGAGAATATTGCTTTTGGTATTGAATTAGCAGATATTGATGAAGATAAAGTTTTAAAATGTCTTGAGATAGTTGGTTTAAAAAACTTCGTTTATAATTTACCTCAAGGTTTATTAACTAATTTAAAAGAAAGAGGCAAACTTCTTTCTGGAGGCCAGCAACAATTAATAGCAATAGCGAGAGCCCTTTATAAAGATCCTGAGATAATAATTTTAGATGAGGCAACTAATTCCCTAGATTCTATTTCTCAGGATTTAATAAGATCTGCATTTAATAAATTACATAGAAAAGTTACATTAATTTCTATATCTCATCAATTTTCAACTCTCAAATTTGTGGATCATATTTTCTTGTTCAGAAGCGGTAGATTAGTTGATCAAGGAGACTTAAATTATCTTTATGAAAATTCAATTTTATTTAAAAAATTTGCTGACTCACAAATAAATAATTAG
- a CDS encoding N-acetyl sugar amidotransferase, whose protein sequence is MKKVSFKTCKRCLYDSNHPLGLIIDNEGICSGCRIHEEKDSIDWDERWNKLVELVKPYKSKDSRNYDCIVPVTGAGDSFYILHNVKNKLGLNPLLVTYNRYYNTPLGIHNLATLRRNFNCDILTMNVNPTSVKKIIKTTLRRLKSFQWPALAGQSVFPVQTAVTHKIPLIIWGAHQGLEQVGMFSHLHDVEMTRRYRKDHDLMGYEPDDLLQVYDSLNEEDIWQYRYPSEAKIESIGIRGIYLGNYIRWDPLMQHKEMIKKFDYKSSKLNRTFDTFDHVDDWFYMNMHDIIKQKKHGFSKVTDHACREIRHKRISREDARNLIKYYSQMPSLYNQLFCDWLGIENGSINFILDSLKIRNPNEKNKKSKIITIDMKKIGFKANSSIVRNIGEKLINVGKGYP, encoded by the coding sequence ATGAAAAAAGTTAGTTTCAAAACCTGTAAAAGATGCCTTTACGATTCAAATCATCCTTTGGGCTTAATTATTGATAATGAAGGAATTTGTAGCGGATGTAGAATTCATGAAGAAAAAGACAGTATTGATTGGGATGAAAGATGGAATAAGTTAGTTGAGTTAGTTAAGCCATATAAAAGTAAAGATTCAAGAAATTATGATTGTATTGTCCCCGTTACTGGAGCTGGAGATTCATTTTACATCTTACATAATGTTAAAAATAAATTAGGTTTAAATCCTCTTTTGGTTACATACAATCGTTACTACAACACTCCCCTTGGTATCCACAATTTAGCAACACTAAGGAGGAATTTTAACTGTGACATTTTGACTATGAATGTTAATCCAACTAGCGTTAAAAAAATAATTAAAACTACTTTGAGAAGACTAAAAAGTTTTCAATGGCCTGCGTTGGCAGGTCAGAGTGTATTCCCTGTGCAAACAGCAGTTACTCACAAAATACCATTGATAATATGGGGAGCTCATCAAGGCTTAGAGCAAGTAGGAATGTTTTCTCATCTTCATGATGTAGAGATGACTAGGAGATATAGAAAAGATCATGATTTAATGGGATATGAACCAGACGATCTTTTGCAAGTTTATGACTCTCTAAATGAAGAAGATATATGGCAGTATAGATACCCTAGTGAAGCGAAAATTGAAAGTATTGGGATTAGAGGTATTTATTTAGGAAACTATATAAGATGGGACCCTTTGATGCAACATAAAGAAATGATAAAAAAATTTGATTATAAATCATCGAAATTGAATAGGACTTTCGATACTTTTGATCATGTTGATGATTGGTTCTATATGAATATGCATGACATTATTAAACAAAAAAAACATGGGTTTAGCAAGGTTACTGATCATGCATGCAGAGAAATACGACACAAAAGGATTTCAAGAGAAGATGCCCGAAATCTCATTAAGTATTATTCTCAAATGCCATCTTTGTATAATCAATTATTTTGCGATTGGCTTGGTATAGAAAATGGAAGTATTAATTTTATATTAGATAGTCTTAAAATTAGAAATCCAAATGAAAAAAATAAAAAAAGTAAAATTATTACTATTGATATGAAAAAAATAGGGTTTAAAGCTAATAGTTCTATTGTGCGGAATATTGGAGAAAAATTAATAAATGTAGGGAAAGGATACCCTTAA
- a CDS encoding HisA/HisF-related TIM barrel protein, with protein MLKKRIIATIVVKNSMAVQSFSYKEWLPLGKPYCLAENFDRWGADEIVLLSTDRQNNGPDFELIKSISALGLTTPFTYGGGIRNSKDAIEVINSGAERIVLDTVIYDNISEIKLISEAVGKQAILASIPLIKENNGKISYYNHRLNKKEDISIYLKKISDLQSLSEIILIDKEGEGSLGGFNDDFVNEIINYTSLPILVFGGIVNDHQISKLLSTPQISGILIGNTLNYKEHSIKKIKNSLNSKQIRFHKSCG; from the coding sequence ATGCTAAAAAAAAGGATAATTGCAACTATAGTGGTAAAAAACAGCATGGCTGTTCAGTCTTTTTCTTATAAAGAATGGCTTCCTCTAGGAAAACCCTATTGTTTAGCAGAAAATTTTGATAGATGGGGAGCAGATGAAATAGTTTTGCTATCAACTGACAGACAAAACAATGGACCTGATTTTGAATTAATCAAATCAATAAGTGCTCTTGGCTTAACCACACCTTTTACTTATGGGGGAGGAATTAGGAATAGTAAAGATGCAATTGAAGTTATTAATTCAGGTGCTGAGAGAATAGTTTTGGATACTGTTATTTATGATAATATTTCTGAGATTAAACTTATTTCTGAAGCTGTTGGTAAGCAAGCAATCTTAGCTTCAATTCCTCTAATAAAAGAAAATAATGGAAAAATTTCGTACTATAATCATAGGTTAAACAAAAAAGAAGATATAAGCATATATTTAAAAAAAATTTCTGATTTACAAAGCTTATCTGAGATTATTTTAATTGATAAAGAAGGGGAGGGTTCACTTGGTGGTTTTAATGACGATTTTGTAAACGAGATTATTAATTATACTTCACTGCCAATATTAGTCTTTGGGGGTATAGTTAACGATCACCAAATTTCAAAGTTACTTTCTACACCACAAATATCTGGAATACTAATAGGTAATACCTTGAACTATAAAGAACATTCAATAAAAAAGATCAAAAATTCATTAAATTCTAAACAAATAAGATTTCATAAAAGTTGTGGATAA
- the hisH gene encoding imidazole glycerol phosphate synthase subunit HisH, translating into MSRISIAILDYGVGNHISVLRSLRTLGYRAKICRDKNELDKANVIVLPGVGAFPTAMNYLYQYDLVSYLKDAHKSSKPLIGICLGMQLFADCSKEIKFTDGLGLIPGSIEPIKGQRWHIGWNSIEATRKDNIFKLSDNEPMFFNHSYCYEGPKEFIFATSRINQEDNPIVAAIRRGKTVGLQFHPEKSQQSGMKLLDRIINEMVI; encoded by the coding sequence TTGAGTAGAATTTCTATTGCAATTCTCGATTACGGGGTTGGGAATCACATATCTGTATTGCGATCATTAAGAACTCTGGGCTATAGAGCAAAAATATGCAGAGACAAAAATGAACTTGATAAAGCAAATGTTATTGTTTTGCCGGGGGTAGGGGCATTCCCCACGGCAATGAATTATCTATATCAGTATGATCTTGTTTCTTACTTAAAAGATGCTCATAAGTCTAGTAAACCTTTAATTGGAATATGTCTTGGGATGCAATTGTTTGCTGATTGTTCAAAGGAAATAAAATTTACAGATGGTTTGGGATTAATCCCAGGTTCTATTGAGCCAATTAAAGGGCAAAGATGGCATATTGGTTGGAATTCAATTGAGGCTACTAGAAAAGATAATATTTTTAAATTAAGCGATAATGAACCAATGTTTTTTAATCATTCATATTGTTACGAAGGACCAAAGGAATTTATATTTGCTACTAGCAGGATTAATCAAGAAGATAACCCAATAGTAGCGGCTATAAGAAGAGGAAAAACAGTAGGTCTGCAATTTCACCCTGAAAAAAGTCAACAATCAGGAATGAAGTTGTTGGATAGAATAATTAATGAGATGGTAATTTAG
- a CDS encoding N-acetyl sugar amidotransferase: MKYCISCLQPNTRPNSSFTNDGVCPACNYFSKLKNVDWQERFDILLDLIDKYSIKGSNKHNCIIGVSGGKDSTRQALWIRDKLKLNPLLVCISYPPEQITERGVDNLSNLIELGFDVRTIAPAPETWRKLMSLSFSKFTNWCKSTELALFSAVPRLAIQYEIPLIFWGENPGLQLGDLKTLGKTGYDGNNLRFMNTLSGGGIEWIKDEGFEERILLPYLYPDIDEFENANLQIVYLGWFLGDWSLVNNGLYSSLNGLELRSDVPENSGDLYGLTSLDEDWVTLNQMIKYYKFGFGRATDYVNEEIRAKRINRKQGIEIIEKYDGCCGEDYIKSFCEYIEISENYFWDKVHNNMNKKLFTIDKNGKIKKKFKVGFGLKY; the protein is encoded by the coding sequence ATGAAATATTGCATTAGTTGTTTACAACCTAATACAAGACCAAATAGTTCATTCACCAATGATGGAGTATGTCCGGCTTGTAATTATTTTTCCAAATTAAAAAATGTTGATTGGCAAGAAAGATTTGACATATTATTAGACCTAATAGATAAGTATTCAATAAAAGGTTCCAATAAACATAATTGTATTATTGGGGTTAGTGGAGGTAAAGATAGCACTAGGCAAGCTTTATGGATAAGAGATAAATTAAAACTTAATCCTTTATTAGTCTGTATTTCATATCCTCCCGAACAGATAACTGAAAGAGGGGTTGATAATTTATCGAACTTGATAGAGTTAGGATTTGATGTGAGAACTATTGCTCCTGCACCTGAAACTTGGAGAAAATTAATGTCTCTATCGTTCTCAAAATTTACAAATTGGTGTAAGTCTACTGAATTAGCATTATTTAGTGCTGTGCCAAGATTAGCGATTCAATATGAAATTCCATTGATTTTTTGGGGAGAAAATCCTGGTTTACAGCTAGGAGATCTTAAGACTTTAGGAAAAACAGGTTATGACGGAAATAATTTAAGGTTCATGAATACTTTAAGTGGAGGAGGAATCGAATGGATTAAAGATGAAGGATTTGAAGAAAGAATATTATTACCCTACCTTTATCCAGATATTGATGAATTTGAAAATGCTAATTTGCAAATTGTCTATTTAGGCTGGTTTTTAGGAGATTGGTCTTTAGTTAACAATGGTCTCTATTCCTCTTTAAATGGTTTGGAGTTAAGAAGCGACGTACCAGAAAATTCTGGCGATCTCTATGGGCTTACTTCACTTGACGAGGATTGGGTAACACTAAATCAAATGATAAAATATTATAAATTTGGTTTTGGTAGGGCTACTGACTACGTGAACGAAGAAATTAGGGCAAAAAGAATAAACCGAAAGCAAGGTATTGAAATTATTGAGAAATATGATGGTTGTTGTGGAGAAGATTATATTAAAAGTTTCTGTGAGTATATTGAGATATCAGAAAATTACTTTTGGGATAAGGTTCATAACAATATGAATAAAAAATTGTTCACAATAGATAAAAATGGAAAAATCAAAAAAAAATTTAAAGTTGGATTTGGGCTTAAGTATTGA